The following are encoded together in the Bacillus sp. V2I10 genome:
- a CDS encoding MFS transporter produces the protein MRWTVLVLLFFGMFINFADKSITGLAAVPIMKEFNLSYADWGLVGSSYYWLYPVTGIFGAAWADRIGAKKVLGFLMLTWAVLQIGVLAIAGLPLLLLYRFLLGAFEGPFSPIAYNHANTWFPPKLRGLANSVVVSGATLGAMVAAPILVALIHIFGWRVAFAFLGAASIVWFVAFQFTRGVPRAEELEEDEKPKKKQLEKLDIKAFLILLSRPSALFTTLAYFSTYLLVVWFAVWLPVYLVKIVNMSNIEMGYAVSGIGVVSVGVYIGVSVLSDRMFKRNKDWRISRVYVVGLAMIMGALLLASTAFITNAVWVIIAMCFAKGLTYGILTIGPTIIIHLLPERGGLMTSILTSSGNLAGIVGPLITGYIVGSSGDNSAAGFDLSIIFMAGLITLFGILFTVFVRPNSKVDLAADNHAAIGK, from the coding sequence ATGCGCTGGACTGTGCTTGTTTTACTGTTCTTTGGGATGTTCATTAACTTTGCGGATAAATCGATTACGGGTCTTGCAGCTGTACCGATTATGAAGGAATTTAATCTTTCTTATGCCGATTGGGGTCTTGTCGGAAGCAGTTATTATTGGCTGTACCCGGTAACAGGGATTTTCGGAGCAGCATGGGCCGACCGGATCGGAGCAAAAAAAGTGCTCGGCTTTCTGATGCTGACATGGGCAGTCTTGCAGATAGGTGTGCTTGCCATTGCAGGTCTGCCATTGCTGCTGCTTTACCGTTTTTTACTGGGTGCTTTTGAAGGTCCGTTCAGCCCGATTGCCTATAACCATGCAAATACTTGGTTTCCTCCGAAGCTTCGCGGTCTTGCTAATTCTGTAGTTGTTTCAGGAGCTACGTTAGGTGCGATGGTTGCGGCGCCAATTCTTGTAGCGCTTATCCACATTTTCGGATGGCGCGTTGCCTTCGCCTTTTTAGGAGCGGCAAGTATTGTCTGGTTTGTCGCGTTTCAATTCACGCGCGGCGTTCCAAGAGCTGAAGAACTGGAAGAAGATGAAAAACCGAAGAAGAAGCAGCTTGAAAAGCTTGATATAAAAGCTTTTTTAATCCTGCTGTCTAGGCCTTCAGCCTTGTTCACGACGCTAGCATATTTTTCAACCTACCTGCTTGTTGTCTGGTTTGCCGTGTGGCTGCCTGTTTACTTAGTAAAAATCGTCAACATGTCAAACATTGAGATGGGCTATGCGGTATCAGGCATTGGCGTTGTTTCAGTCGGAGTTTATATCGGCGTTTCCGTTTTATCGGACAGAATGTTTAAACGGAATAAGGACTGGCGGATTTCCAGGGTGTATGTCGTTGGACTGGCCATGATCATGGGTGCGCTGCTGCTCGCTTCAACGGCTTTTATTACAAATGCCGTCTGGGTCATTATAGCAATGTGCTTTGCAAAAGGTCTTACTTATGGAATTTTAACGATAGGACCAACCATTATCATCCATCTGCTTCCGGAGCGCGGCGGGCTGATGACGAGTATTTTAACTTCATCTGGCAACCTGGCGGGCATTGTTGGACCTTTAATTACAGGTTATATCGTGGGATCATCCGGTGATAACAGTGCGGCTGGCTTTGATTTGTCCATCATCTTCATGGCCGGTCTGATTACGTTATTCGGGATTTTGTTCACTGTTTTTGTAAGACCTAATTCGAAAGTGGACCTTGCCGCAGATAATCATGCCGCAATCGGAAAGTAA
- a CDS encoding PaaI family thioesterase, translated as MLDIMHSSFFDHLSLRREQNQGEEIIISAVIEKEHLADSETIGSGIFYTMLDIAMGTAASKAGGAPSATIALTTTIFDSSVKSSLLCRAKVTHCFEGMASAEGWVFDEHKSLIAKSQADFKLLKKRS; from the coding sequence ATGCTGGACATTATGCATTCATCTTTTTTTGACCATTTGTCCCTTAGGAGGGAGCAGAATCAAGGAGAAGAGATTATCATTTCCGCTGTGATTGAAAAAGAGCATCTTGCAGATTCCGAAACGATTGGAAGCGGGATTTTTTACACGATGCTTGATATTGCCATGGGAACAGCTGCTTCTAAAGCGGGAGGTGCTCCTTCTGCAACAATTGCCTTAACCACAACCATTTTTGATTCATCCGTCAAGTCGTCATTATTATGCAGGGCTAAGGTGACGCACTGTTTTGAGGGCATGGCATCTGCTGAAGGCTGGGTCTTCGACGAACACAAGTCCCTGATTGCGAAAAGCCAGGCAGACTTTAAACTGCTGAAAAAAAGGAGCTGA
- a CDS encoding M55 family metallopeptidase translates to MKIYVSVDMEGITGLADETHVNSSKHNYERGRQIMTDEANYVIQSAFDHGAKEVIVNDSHSKMNNLLIERLHPETQLITGDVKPYSMVQGLDDSFYGAMFVGYHARASKKGVMSHTMIFGVREIYINDTAVGELGFNAYVAGYHGVPVLMVAGDDQAAMEAEALIPNITTAVVKETISRSVVKSLTPVKAGELLKEKTALAIKNRENVKPLTPPDNPLLAIEFANYGQAEWAALMPGTKLVENTTIVRYQARDILEAYRAMLVMTELAMRTTFC, encoded by the coding sequence GTGAAGATATATGTCTCAGTTGATATGGAAGGAATCACTGGACTCGCAGATGAGACACATGTGAATTCATCTAAGCACAATTACGAACGGGGCCGTCAAATCATGACGGATGAAGCCAATTATGTCATCCAATCTGCCTTTGACCATGGTGCAAAAGAGGTCATTGTCAATGACAGTCATTCAAAAATGAACAATTTGCTGATCGAAAGACTGCATCCGGAAACACAGCTGATTACGGGAGATGTAAAACCATACAGCATGGTGCAGGGACTTGATGACAGTTTTTACGGTGCGATGTTTGTCGGGTATCATGCACGCGCTTCAAAAAAAGGCGTGATGTCACATACGATGATTTTTGGGGTCAGGGAGATCTACATAAATGATACGGCTGTTGGAGAATTAGGCTTTAATGCTTATGTTGCCGGCTATCACGGGGTACCGGTATTGATGGTTGCCGGAGATGATCAGGCGGCAATGGAAGCGGAAGCGCTCATACCGAATATCACGACAGCTGTCGTAAAGGAGACCATTTCAAGGTCTGTCGTTAAATCACTGACACCTGTCAAAGCAGGAGAGCTGCTCAAAGAAAAGACAGCCCTCGCCATTAAAAACAGAGAAAACGTTAAACCGCTCACTCCTCCGGACAATCCGCTATTAGCAATCGAGTTTGCCAATTACGGACAGGCTGAATGGGCTGCGCTTATGCCGGGAACAAAGCTTGTTGAAAACACCACGATTGTCCGCTACCAGGCACGCGACATTCTCGAGGCTTACCGGGCAATGCTCGTGATGACGGAGCTTGCGATGAGAACGACATTCTGTTAG
- a CDS encoding enoyl-CoA hydratase/isomerase family protein gives MNAFANIEIRKSNGLAYLVINRPELRNALNKETLIEMMEALEILASDDETGCVVFTGSGERSFAAGADIGQLKSRTALDVFNRGGMQQVYDYIEAYDKPTIAMVNGFALGGGCELAMACDIRIASENAKFGLPELNLSIIPSAGGTQRLARLVGKGVAMDMILRGKIIDAKEAYRIGLVSEIASIEELQEKTEEAAGQILSKGPLAVKLAKLAVHAGFDADQKTGLVIEKLAQAVLFSTDDKNEGTSAFLEKRKPQFTAK, from the coding sequence ATGAACGCTTTTGCAAATATTGAGATCAGAAAATCAAATGGACTTGCTTATCTTGTCATCAATCGACCTGAGCTTCGAAATGCCTTAAACAAAGAAACGTTAATTGAAATGATGGAAGCTTTAGAAATCCTTGCATCAGATGATGAGACCGGATGTGTGGTGTTTACCGGAAGCGGCGAAAGATCATTTGCTGCAGGGGCTGATATCGGCCAGCTGAAGTCAAGAACAGCACTTGATGTCTTTAACCGCGGAGGCATGCAGCAGGTTTATGATTACATAGAAGCCTACGATAAACCAACAATCGCCATGGTGAATGGGTTTGCACTTGGCGGAGGCTGCGAGCTTGCGATGGCATGTGATATCCGGATTGCTTCAGAAAATGCCAAGTTCGGACTGCCTGAGCTGAATTTATCCATCATACCAAGTGCCGGCGGAACACAGCGGCTAGCAAGACTTGTTGGAAAAGGTGTTGCAATGGATATGATTCTAAGAGGGAAAATCATTGATGCGAAGGAAGCGTACCGAATAGGGCTCGTGTCGGAGATTGCAAGCATCGAAGAGCTGCAGGAAAAAACCGAGGAAGCAGCAGGACAAATTCTTTCAAAAGGTCCTCTTGCGGTAAAACTTGCGAAGCTTGCTGTACATGCAGGATTTGATGCAGATCAAAAAACAGGACTAGTGATTGAAAAGCTTGCGCAGGCTGTTCTTTTTTCAACTGATGATAAAAATGAGGGAACGTCTGCCTTCTTAGAAAAAAGAAAGCCTCAATTCACTGCCAAATAA
- a CDS encoding PaaI family thioesterase produces MAILVQDIRESFESSPFFNHMGIEIIHFEEHSVKIKLTIKEHVLNANGTLHGGVHATMLDFIQGMLLRSITKTSCATLNLNTQYLAAISEGDIFAEANVLQLGYKLAFLEGEIRDSSGKIVAKGTGTFKVIREAEGI; encoded by the coding sequence GTGGCCATTCTCGTTCAGGATATTCGGGAAAGCTTTGAAAGCAGCCCTTTTTTCAACCATATGGGAATTGAAATCATTCATTTTGAAGAGCATTCCGTAAAAATTAAGCTCACAATCAAAGAACATGTACTGAATGCAAATGGAACGCTGCACGGCGGTGTTCATGCGACAATGCTGGATTTTATCCAGGGCATGCTGCTTAGATCCATTACGAAAACTAGTTGTGCAACATTAAACCTAAACACGCAATACTTGGCAGCCATTTCAGAAGGTGACATTTTCGCAGAAGCAAACGTTTTGCAGCTTGGTTATAAGCTTGCTTTTTTGGAAGGTGAAATCAGAGATTCCTCTGGAAAAATAGTGGCCAAGGGAACAGGGACGTTTAAAGTTATCAGAGAAGCAGAAGGTATTTAG
- a CDS encoding long-chain fatty acid--CoA ligase codes for MERAIQRPWHSFYQHGEVHIPEQSVYTMLEKTAERYGGQTAIIFEEEELSYLELKSKVDLLAGKWNEMGFKKGERIGLMLANHPDYVISYYAAHALGLIVVQINPMYTARELLQIVTDAEVTSIVADASGMKTINEVSDLYSFRHMMASQLPDSDGRYLKLEELIAFGIPLKSPAEINAKEDVAVIQYTGGTTGKMKGAMLTHFNLTANVYQSCLMYGDSMVQGKETVLIATPLYHVYAMTSGMNLGIFIGGRLLLFRKFEIDDVLAKIKKHRPTFFPGVPKMYIAFVNHPEIEEAKLSCLKLCSSGSAPLPVEIIQRFERLTGTRIGEGFGLSEASPSTHRNPPFGKRKIGSIGIPVPETDCMIVDEDNRELGPKSVGELLIKGPQIMKGYWNNEAETHAALQNGWLYTGDLATMDDEGYFYIVGRKKEMIILGGFNIYPQEIEGVLYEHPDVKEAAVVGLPDEELGERVKAYVVPKVGKTIDKEELRGYCYTKLTPYKVPKQFEVRDSLPRNTVGKLLKRLLIKEESERGDNLNGN; via the coding sequence GTGGAGCGTGCGATTCAGCGTCCCTGGCATTCTTTTTATCAGCACGGGGAGGTTCATATTCCGGAACAGTCCGTTTATACGATGCTTGAGAAAACGGCCGAACGCTATGGCGGGCAAACCGCGATTATTTTTGAAGAGGAAGAACTATCATATCTGGAGCTTAAGAGCAAAGTCGATTTGCTTGCAGGCAAATGGAACGAAATGGGGTTCAAAAAGGGTGAGCGCATTGGATTAATGCTTGCCAATCACCCCGATTACGTCATTTCATATTACGCCGCTCATGCACTGGGGCTGATCGTGGTGCAGATTAATCCGATGTACACAGCAAGAGAGCTGCTTCAAATCGTGACAGATGCTGAAGTGACTTCGATCGTTGCAGATGCCTCGGGCATGAAAACAATTAATGAAGTCAGCGACCTGTATTCCTTCAGACATATGATGGCTTCTCAGCTGCCAGACTCAGACGGCCGTTATCTGAAGCTTGAAGAGTTAATAGCCTTTGGGATTCCTTTAAAAAGTCCTGCTGAAATCAATGCGAAGGAAGATGTGGCAGTTATCCAGTACACAGGCGGAACTACAGGGAAAATGAAGGGCGCGATGCTGACACATTTTAATCTGACAGCAAACGTCTATCAAAGCTGCCTAATGTACGGGGATTCGATGGTTCAGGGAAAAGAAACGGTGCTGATCGCAACACCGCTCTATCATGTGTACGCAATGACAAGCGGAATGAATCTGGGGATCTTCATTGGAGGCAGACTGCTTTTATTCAGAAAGTTCGAGATTGATGATGTGCTTGCAAAAATCAAAAAGCATAGGCCTACTTTTTTTCCGGGCGTACCGAAGATGTACATCGCTTTTGTCAATCATCCTGAGATTGAAGAGGCAAAGCTGAGTTGTCTAAAGTTATGTTCGTCAGGATCTGCTCCGCTTCCGGTTGAAATCATTCAGCGCTTTGAACGCTTGACGGGAACGCGGATCGGGGAAGGATTCGGATTGTCAGAAGCTTCTCCTTCCACACACCGCAACCCTCCGTTTGGCAAAAGAAAAATCGGCAGCATCGGTATTCCGGTTCCAGAAACAGACTGCATGATTGTGGATGAGGACAACCGGGAGCTAGGGCCAAAAAGTGTCGGGGAGCTTTTGATTAAGGGTCCGCAAATTATGAAAGGCTACTGGAACAATGAAGCTGAAACACACGCTGCGCTGCAAAATGGCTGGCTGTATACCGGGGATCTGGCGACGATGGATGATGAAGGCTACTTTTATATCGTCGGCCGCAAAAAAGAAATGATCATTTTGGGCGGCTTTAATATTTATCCGCAGGAAATTGAAGGTGTCCTCTATGAACATCCGGATGTGAAGGAAGCGGCTGTTGTAGGTCTGCCTGATGAAGAGCTCGGAGAAAGAGTGAAAGCGTATGTTGTTCCAAAGGTTGGGAAGACAATTGATAAAGAAGAGCTGAGAGGCTATTGCTATACAAAACTGACACCCTATAAAGTTCCAAAGCAGTTTGAAGTGAGAGACAGCCTGCCGCGGAATACGGTTGGAAAACTATTAAAACGTCTGCTGATAAAAGAAGAATCAGAGAGAGGGGACAACCTAAATGGGAATTGA
- a CDS encoding acyl-CoA dehydrogenase family protein, with the protein MNFQFDEDIQFLKRSVRDFVQTEVEAVAMEIEESNAIPERIIAMSKELGLFGLSIPEQYGGLGIGMVGKCALYEEIGATHNGYTTLIGAHTGIGTVGIVEMGNEQQKQMYLPAMASGEKIGAFALTEPSAGSNATNLKTSAVKKGDKYILNGTKHYITNATEADVFTVMAVTDSSKGAKGITSFIIEKDFPGFQVGAVEKKMGLRGSHSAEIILEDCEVPAENILGEEGQGYVNALKILANGRAGLAARNLGSCQKLLDLSMTYSKERVQFDVPIFEHQAVSHMIAEMAMEIEALRSFTYRVAWMVDEGMKVIKEAAMLKLFGSEVYNRVADKAVQVHGGIGYIADYPIERFFRDARITRIYEGTSEIQKNIIAGQLKKQYQ; encoded by the coding sequence ATGAACTTTCAATTTGATGAGGATATTCAATTTTTAAAACGGAGTGTCCGTGATTTTGTTCAAACAGAAGTTGAAGCTGTTGCAATGGAAATTGAGGAATCAAATGCGATACCTGAACGGATTATTGCCATGTCAAAGGAACTGGGGCTTTTCGGATTAAGCATTCCGGAGCAATACGGAGGACTTGGCATCGGAATGGTCGGAAAATGTGCTTTATATGAAGAAATCGGTGCAACTCATAATGGATATACGACGTTAATCGGCGCTCATACAGGTATTGGAACAGTCGGAATTGTCGAAATGGGAAATGAACAGCAAAAGCAGATGTACCTGCCTGCCATGGCGAGCGGCGAGAAAATCGGCGCCTTTGCCTTGACTGAGCCGAGCGCCGGCTCTAATGCAACAAATCTTAAAACCTCTGCTGTGAAAAAGGGAGATAAATATATTCTTAACGGCACGAAGCATTACATCACAAATGCGACTGAGGCAGATGTATTTACTGTGATGGCCGTAACGGACTCTTCAAAAGGAGCAAAGGGCATCACGTCTTTTATCATAGAGAAAGATTTTCCGGGATTTCAAGTAGGAGCTGTTGAAAAGAAAATGGGGCTCCGCGGTTCCCATTCAGCTGAAATTATTTTAGAAGATTGTGAGGTTCCCGCTGAAAATATACTTGGTGAAGAGGGTCAGGGGTATGTGAATGCTCTTAAAATCCTCGCAAATGGACGTGCCGGTCTTGCGGCCAGAAATCTGGGATCGTGTCAAAAGCTGCTTGACCTATCGATGACGTATTCAAAGGAAAGAGTGCAATTTGATGTACCTATATTTGAACATCAGGCAGTTTCCCATATGATTGCAGAGATGGCGATGGAAATTGAAGCGCTTCGGTCGTTTACCTACCGGGTAGCGTGGATGGTGGACGAAGGCATGAAGGTGATTAAAGAGGCGGCGATGCTGAAGCTGTTCGGATCAGAGGTGTATAACCGGGTGGCGGATAAAGCCGTTCAGGTACATGGCGGTATCGGCTATATTGCTGATTACCCAATCGAGCGATTTTTCCGGGATGCACGGATTACTAGGATCTATGAAGGCACTTCAGAAATTCAGAAAAACATCATAGCAGGTCAATTGAAAAAGCAATATCAATAA
- a CDS encoding thiolase family protein yields METIVIASAVRTPIGRYGGALKDVEASFLASYAIKESLNRAGVPAEQVDEVILGEVRQTTLASNVARVAALRAGIPETAPAFSINRLCASGMQAIASAVQQIQSGQAEIVVAGGTENMSQAPIYLRGSRFGGDAAHLVDSNKENGQQPKETFGEHLGMGITAENVAEKYQISREDQDAFALESQKRAEKANQNQLFQDEIVPIDVPHKKGSTLFSTDEHPRPETTYEKLSQLKPAFRKSGTVTAGNACGRNDGAAALVLMTESKAKELNIKPIARVVDWAAAGVSPEIMGIGPVPAVRKLLERTNKSIGDIDVFELNEAFASQALAVIRELELDREKVNVNGGAIALGHPLGATGARIVTTLVHEMKRSDRRLGVATLCVGGGQGMAMMIELI; encoded by the coding sequence ATGGAAACCATTGTAATAGCAAGTGCCGTGCGAACACCAATCGGCCGGTACGGAGGAGCGTTAAAAGATGTTGAGGCCAGTTTTTTGGCTTCCTATGCGATAAAGGAGTCACTTAATAGAGCCGGAGTTCCTGCAGAACAGGTCGATGAAGTCATTTTAGGGGAAGTCAGACAAACAACCCTTGCCTCTAATGTTGCGAGAGTTGCAGCTCTGCGGGCTGGTATTCCAGAAACAGCTCCTGCATTTTCAATTAATCGGCTCTGCGCTTCAGGCATGCAGGCTATTGCCTCTGCTGTGCAGCAAATCCAGTCAGGCCAGGCGGAAATAGTAGTAGCCGGCGGCACGGAGAACATGAGCCAGGCACCGATTTATCTTCGAGGCTCCCGTTTTGGCGGAGATGCCGCTCATTTAGTTGATTCGAATAAAGAGAACGGGCAGCAGCCAAAGGAAACGTTCGGGGAGCACCTCGGCATGGGCATTACAGCTGAAAATGTGGCCGAGAAATATCAGATTTCCAGAGAAGATCAGGATGCCTTTGCCCTTGAAAGTCAAAAGAGAGCGGAGAAGGCAAATCAAAATCAGCTTTTTCAGGATGAAATTGTGCCGATTGATGTTCCTCATAAGAAAGGGTCTACTTTATTTAGTACAGATGAACATCCGCGCCCTGAAACAACCTATGAAAAGTTATCACAATTAAAACCAGCATTCAGAAAGTCAGGGACAGTGACTGCTGGAAATGCATGCGGACGGAATGACGGGGCAGCCGCTTTAGTTCTGATGACAGAAAGCAAAGCAAAGGAACTCAATATAAAGCCGATTGCGAGAGTAGTAGACTGGGCGGCTGCAGGTGTTTCCCCTGAAATTATGGGCATTGGTCCGGTACCAGCTGTGCGGAAGCTTTTAGAAAGAACCAATAAAAGCATCGGCGATATTGATGTATTTGAACTGAATGAAGCATTTGCTTCTCAAGCCCTTGCTGTAATCAGAGAGTTAGAGCTTGATAGGGAAAAAGTCAACGTAAATGGCGGGGCCATTGCACTAGGCCATCCACTGGGCGCGACAGGTGCAAGAATTGTGACGACGCTGGTTCACGAGATGAAACGGAGTGATCGCAGGCTTGGTGTGGCGACGCTCTGTGTGGGGGGCGGCCAGGGAATGGCCATGATGATTGAACTCATATAA
- a CDS encoding 3-hydroxyacyl-CoA dehydrogenase family protein — translation MGIESIERVAVIGAGTMGSQIAMVCSLAGYPVTLQDVNGESLEKAKQFLGVQMEKRVKKGRFIAEEVEAAFSRISFTASLDELREADLVIEAIVEKLDVKRALFKKLDEITPPHAILATNSSTIVSSKIADVTGRPDKVCNIHFFNPALVMELVEVVKGPHTSDETAQTSMDFVKKINKLPVLLNKEISGFIANRILGKLMDEAVYLLENGYATFEEIDLVCTKALNHPIGPFGLMDLTGIDVNYFVRMQRYEESGNECDKPAKIVQEKVEKGELGRKTGKGFYTYDNKKAAVK, via the coding sequence ATGGGAATTGAATCAATTGAAAGAGTAGCTGTGATTGGAGCGGGGACGATGGGATCGCAAATCGCGATGGTCTGCTCACTTGCAGGATATCCAGTTACATTGCAGGATGTAAACGGGGAAAGCCTTGAAAAAGCAAAGCAGTTTTTAGGTGTACAAATGGAGAAGCGAGTGAAGAAGGGAAGGTTCATTGCAGAGGAAGTTGAAGCTGCGTTCAGCCGGATTTCGTTTACCGCATCTCTTGATGAATTAAGGGAAGCAGATCTTGTTATTGAAGCGATCGTTGAAAAGCTGGATGTAAAAAGAGCGCTATTTAAGAAGCTGGATGAGATCACGCCACCGCATGCCATTCTGGCCACAAACAGCTCAACAATCGTCAGCTCAAAAATAGCTGATGTAACTGGCCGTCCCGATAAGGTCTGCAACATTCACTTCTTCAACCCTGCTTTAGTAATGGAACTTGTGGAAGTTGTGAAAGGACCGCACACTTCTGATGAAACTGCTCAAACGTCGATGGACTTTGTGAAAAAGATTAATAAGCTGCCAGTGTTATTGAACAAAGAAATCTCAGGATTTATTGCCAACCGCATTTTAGGAAAGCTGATGGATGAAGCGGTGTATCTGCTTGAAAATGGCTATGCAACCTTTGAAGAAATCGACCTCGTTTGTACAAAAGCGCTGAATCATCCGATTGGCCCGTTCGGCTTAATGGATCTGACCGGCATTGATGTCAACTATTTTGTCAGAATGCAGCGCTACGAGGAAAGCGGAAACGAGTGTGATAAGCCTGCCAAGATCGTCCAAGAAAAGGTGGAAAAAGGAGAGCTCGGCAGAAAAACCGGCAAAGGTTTTTACACATATGACAACAAAAAGGCAGCAGTGAAATAG
- a CDS encoding 3-hydroxyacyl-CoA dehydrogenase family protein, which yields MQKVSVIGAGTMGRGIAFACAAAGFSVVVQDIHEQSLDTCRAYVSKQFEKIGKTDSEASMIYTTDLKQAAEDADLIIEAVLEVMELKISVFKELDRFAKPSAIMATNTSTMSPTEIGAQTSRPKQCIALHFFNPVPKMKLIEVICGLETSEETIDACFKFGEALGKECVKINEFPGFAVSRMNCLIGNEAMTMVMEGVGSVQDIDKAMKLGLNHPMGPLELADLVGLDTRLRNMEYLYKTLGEKFRPCPILVKYVKAGWLGKKSGRGFYEYS from the coding sequence GTGCAAAAAGTCAGTGTGATTGGTGCAGGAACGATGGGCCGCGGGATCGCTTTTGCATGTGCGGCTGCAGGGTTTTCAGTTGTTGTTCAGGATATTCATGAACAATCGCTGGATACTTGCCGGGCCTATGTGTCAAAACAATTTGAAAAGATAGGCAAGACAGATTCAGAAGCCAGCATGATCTACACTACTGATCTAAAACAGGCAGCAGAAGACGCAGATCTCATTATTGAAGCCGTGCTTGAAGTAATGGAACTGAAAATCAGCGTGTTTAAAGAGCTTGACCGCTTTGCTAAACCTTCAGCGATTATGGCAACCAATACATCGACAATGAGCCCGACTGAAATCGGTGCCCAAACAAGCCGCCCCAAACAGTGCATTGCGCTTCACTTTTTCAATCCTGTGCCAAAAATGAAGCTGATCGAAGTCATTTGCGGTCTGGAAACATCCGAGGAAACGATTGATGCGTGCTTTAAATTTGGAGAAGCACTTGGAAAAGAATGCGTAAAGATTAATGAGTTTCCAGGTTTTGCTGTCAGCCGCATGAATTGTCTGATCGGAAATGAGGCGATGACAATGGTGATGGAGGGAGTCGGTTCTGTTCAGGATATCGATAAGGCGATGAAGCTTGGCTTAAATCATCCAATGGGGCCGCTTGAACTTGCTGACTTAGTCGGGCTCGATACGAGGCTCAGGAATATGGAATATCTTTATAAAACGCTTGGCGAAAAATTCCGTCCTTGTCCGATCCTTGTGAAATATGTAAAGGCAGGCTGGCTAGGGAAAAAAAGCGGACGAGGATTTTATGAATACAGCTAG